One part of the Dysidea avara chromosome 10, odDysAvar1.4, whole genome shotgun sequence genome encodes these proteins:
- the LOC136236655 gene encoding uncharacterized protein — protein sequence MVKQWVSLAGILQLVPVNLRLVQTISSAIQTHPNIQVAFNALLDGLKKFHQVDDGEAIEGELTLQEQSLISQVGVLIMMNAIAMEKWQIGFHILSLLHNHGIHYISNQGKWSPCVIAMVAVECCLHVDTPSDAIKVMRRAQWVSSSVPAEKEKRDSILEKLVRACLAKKDVTGAQETLQALGNTPNSSELHQLVLTAVKDVGNLEVFNRLSNKDQSPSSEANKPTVNLLDQRDQVKSKREVKMEFHQNVAHTFCQHLKHYLHTKKITSQEDFTHLVVVLCKTFCEKVESLSDGPWQVTPEMAQEIQERVDNMFSQFAIYSKDLDPELNLL from the exons ATGGTCAAACAATGGGTTTCATTAGCAGGCATTCTACAACTAGTACCAGTTAATCTACGCTTAGTACAGACCATATCATCAGCCATTCAGACACACCCTAACATTCAGGTTGCATTCAATGCCCTGCTTGATGGCCTCAAGAAGTTTCATCAAGTTGATGACGGTGAAGCAATAGAAGGTGAACTGACATTACAGGAGCAAAGCCTAATCAGTCAAGTTGGAGTGCTGATTATGATGAATGCCATAGCAATGGAGAAATGGCAAATAGGTTTTCACATTCTCTCTCTATTACACAACCATGGTATTCACTACATAAGCAATCAAGGAAAGTGGAGTCCTTGTGTCATCGCAATGGTGGCAGTAGAATGCTGTTTACATGTAGATACTCCATCTGATGCTATCAAAGTGATGCGTAGAGCACAGTGGGTCTCAAGTAGTGTTCCTGCAGAGAAGGAGAAACGAGATTCTATTCTTGAGAAACTTGTTAGAGCTTGTTTAGCTAAGAAGGATGTAACCGGAGCACAGGAGACACTACAAGCACTAGGGAATACACCTAATAGTAGTGAACTACACCAACTAGTGTTGACAGCTGTAAAGGATGTTGGAAACTTGGAAGTGTTTAACAGACTGTCAAACAAAGACCAATCACCATCTAGTGAAGCCAACAAACCTACAGTGAACCTA CTGGACCAGAGAGATCAAGTGAAGTCAAAGCGAGAAGTGAAAATGGAATTCCACCAGAATGTAGCCCACACATTTTGCCAGCACCTTAAACACTATCTTCATACTAAGAAGATAACTAGTCAG gaGGATTTTACCCACCTGGTTGTAGTTTTGTGCAAGACCTTTTGTGAGAAGGTAGAATCATTAAGTGATGGTCCCTGGCAAGTCACCCCAGAAATGGCCCAAGAAATACAGGAAAGAGTTGACAATATGTTTTCACAATTTGCCATTTACTCAAAAGACTTGGATCCCGAACTCAATCTATTGTGA